A stretch of the Candidatus Tanganyikabacteria bacterium genome encodes the following:
- a CDS encoding IS110 family transposase, translated as MKKSTRYIGLDVHADTIAVAVAESSGEVRSLGVIPNRSEAVAKLMKKLGPRESLRVCYEAGPTGYVLYWELTGLGIHCDVIAPTLIPSKPGDRVKTDRKDAEKLARCYRGGDLTAVWVPGPEMEALRDLVRARNAAKKDQRVARHRLDKFLLRNGLRRPQGITAWGDKHLAWVGALKLAQPAAQHVLVDYLAEVHHVNDRIHRLEVAIDEGIEQAPGNVRSVVAALQAMRGIAKVSAVTLVTELGQFSRFGHPHQLMAYSGAVPSEYSTGGPGKANRGGITKTGNSHIRHILVEAAWHYRSSPKVFGRLKKRQEGLPSEIIQIAWKAQLRLNARYRRLTGRGKAKQVVVTAIARELLGFLWAIACSVERNQAVVA; from the coding sequence ATGAAGAAGTCTACTCGATACATTGGCCTCGACGTCCATGCGGACACGATCGCGGTCGCCGTCGCTGAATCCTCCGGCGAGGTCCGCTCGCTCGGCGTCATCCCGAATCGCTCGGAAGCCGTTGCGAAGCTGATGAAGAAGCTCGGTCCCCGCGAATCGCTCCGTGTCTGCTACGAGGCCGGTCCGACGGGATACGTCTTGTACTGGGAGCTGACGGGCTTGGGCATCCATTGTGACGTGATAGCTCCCACGCTCATCCCTTCAAAGCCGGGCGATCGTGTAAAGACGGACCGCAAGGATGCAGAAAAGCTTGCCCGATGCTATCGCGGCGGTGATCTGACGGCGGTCTGGGTTCCCGGCCCCGAAATGGAAGCACTGCGAGACCTCGTGCGGGCTCGGAACGCGGCAAAGAAGGATCAACGCGTCGCTCGCCATCGGCTTGACAAGTTCTTGCTGCGAAACGGGCTAAGGCGCCCGCAGGGGATCACAGCGTGGGGGGACAAACACCTGGCGTGGGTCGGTGCGCTAAAACTCGCTCAACCAGCCGCACAGCACGTGCTGGTCGACTACCTGGCCGAAGTCCACCACGTTAACGACCGCATCCACCGCCTCGAGGTGGCCATCGACGAAGGCATCGAGCAAGCTCCGGGCAACGTGCGTAGCGTGGTTGCAGCCCTCCAAGCGATGCGTGGGATAGCCAAGGTTTCGGCCGTCACGCTGGTGACCGAGTTGGGGCAATTCTCGCGGTTTGGCCATCCGCATCAACTCATGGCGTACAGCGGCGCGGTGCCGAGCGAGTACTCGACAGGCGGCCCGGGCAAAGCCAATCGAGGCGGAATCACCAAGACCGGCAACAGCCACATCCGGCACATTCTGGTCGAGGCAGCGTGGCACTATCGCTCCTCGCCCAAAGTCTTCGGGCGCCTGAAAAAGCGGCAGGAAGGGCTACCCTCAGAGATAATTCAGATCGCCTGGAAAGCTCAGCTCCGCCTAAACGCACGCTATCGCCGCTTGACCGGAAGGGGTAAGGCCAAACAAGTCGTGGTGACAGCCATTGCGCGAGAGCTTCTGGGCTTTCTATGGGCCATCGCTTGTTCTGTAGAGCGGAATCAGGCGGTCGTCGCATAG